The following coding sequences are from one Triticum dicoccoides isolate Atlit2015 ecotype Zavitan chromosome 4A, WEW_v2.0, whole genome shotgun sequence window:
- the LOC119284216 gene encoding triacylglycerol lipase OBL1-like — translation MGTLLSSHHSKPYSAAHQIHLPNQHVVQLLLLFLPRTAGVQKLIMPPEKARLVDIMSLLLLRRRVTSCNTLVDSGDQDRVLDNTPGDLLVALTQLIQKALAAAYYPAKWFGAVVEFLLNFVAVNGGLFGIIGSIMRCNLVIPLDRDAPNFRTVMALVDGRTELKPSPPAAASDMWQLWAKNGECTQGGTFEVTVMAAKIAYENAAYIENVVANVWGFNFVGYYSCWNKFLEVSATQAFVMTDRGKDAGMVMVAFRGTQVFSTQDWSTDVNLSWLRLGGMGHVHAGFLKALGLQEEDGEDAARAFPRDAPAVVPAGKVVAYYELRRVLRELLAEHPRARVVVTGHSLGGALAVLFPAVLALHGEGDILGRLGAVHTYGQPRVGDEAFVDFFQAKVAAAYWRVVYRYDVVPRVPFDAPPVAGFSHGGTCVYYDGWYDGWVLGGEEVPNPNYVDPRHTPSMYRGAMGDLLKAMFLWVKARGEYREGAVSLLYRAAIGMLVPGVASHSPRDYVNAVRLGRIRTAAG, via the exons ATGGGCACCCTTCTTTCATCCCATCACTCAAAACCCTATTCGGCCGCACATCAGATACACCTACCTAACCAGCACGTAGTACAgcttctcctcctcttcctcccccggacgGCGGGCGTGCAGAAGCTGATCATGCCGCCGGAGAAGGCGCGGCTCGTCGACATCATGTCACTGCTGCTCCTGCGCAGGCGGGTCACCAGCTGCAACACCTTGGTCGACTCCGGGGACCAGGACAGAGTCCTAGATAACACGCCAGGCGACCTGCTCGTCGCACTCACCCAGCTGATCCAGAAGGCCCTCGCCGCTGCCTACTACCCAGCCAAGTGGTTCGGCGCCGTCGTCGAGTTCCTCCTCAACTTCGTCGCGGTCAACGGCGGACTATTTGGGATCATAGGGAGCATCATGAGAT GTAATCTTGTGATTCCGCTGGATCGGGACGCACCCAACTTCCGAACGGTCATGGCGCTGGTCGACGGTAGAACCGAGCTGAAGCCAAGCCCCCCAGCGGCGGCCAGCGACATGTGGCAGCTGTGGGCAAAGAACGGCGAGTGCACTCAGGGGGGCACCTTTGAGGTCACCGTCATGGCGGCCAAGATCGCCTATGAGAACGCCGCATACATCGAGAACGTGGTCGCGAATGTGTGGGGG TTCAATTTCGTGGGGTACTACAGCTGCTGGAACA AGTTCCTGGAGGTGAGCGCGACCCAGGCGTTCGTGATGACCGACCGCGGCAAGGACGCGGGCATGGTCATGGTGGCTTTCCGTGGCACGCAGGTGTTCAGCACGCAGGACTGGTCGACGGACGTGAACCTGTCGTGGTTGCGCCTAGGCGGCATGGGCCACGTCCACGCCGGCTTCCTCAAGGCGCTCGGCCTCcaggaggaggacggcgaggacGCCGCGCGCGCCTTCCCCAGGGAcgcccccgccgtcgtccccgcggGGAAGGTCGTCGCCTACTACGAGCTCCGGAGGGTGCTTCGCGAGCTGCTTGCGGAGCACCCGAGGGCCCGCGTCGTCGTCACGGGCCACAGCCTGGGGGGCGCGCTTGCCGTCCTCTTCCCGGCCGTGCTGGCGCTGCACGGGGAGGGGGACATCCTCGGCAGGCTCGGGGCCGTGCACACCTACGGGCAGCCGCGCGTCGGGGACGAGGCGTTCGTCGACTTCTTCCAAGCCAAGGTGGCGGCGGCCTACTGGCGCGTGGTGTACAGGTACGACGTCGTGCCACGGGTGCCGTTTGACGCGCCGCCGGTGGCAGGATTCAGCCACGGTGGGACGTGTGTGTACTACGACGGGTGGTACGACGGGTGGGTGCTCGGCGGGGAGGAGGTGCCGAACCCGAATTACGTCGATCCGCGGCACACGCCATCCATGTACCGCGGCGCGATGGGCGACCTGCTGAAAGCCATGTTCCTATGGGTCAAGGCCCGGGGTGAGTACCGTGAGGGCGCCGTGTCCCTGCTCTACCGCGCCGCCATCGGCATGCTCGTCCCTGGCGTTGCGTCGCACAGCCCACGTGACTATGTGAACGCCGTCCGCCTCGGCCGCATCCGCACCGCCGCCGGTTAA